A region of Tigriopus californicus strain San Diego chromosome 7, Tcal_SD_v2.1, whole genome shotgun sequence DNA encodes the following proteins:
- the LOC131884024 gene encoding trifunctional enzyme subunit beta, mitochondrial-like: MAAWRCSTLPRAWRWAHNARASLTARDASSASTASGSGSASPVVLVEGVRTPFLPAYTDYKAMMPHDLQRLALLGLIQKTGLDKDLVDYICCGTVIQEVKTSNIAREAALGAGFSDKTPAHTVTMACISANQAMTTCIGLIQAGVYDVCVAGGVEFMSDVPIRHSRKMRELMVKSSKAKSPAQMLGLLGSFRPGFLAPELPAIAEFSTEETMGHSADRLAATFGVTRQESDAFALRSHTMAKEAFERGDLSDIVPVKVPKKAQMVDRDTGIRVSNPEKLASLKAAFVKPYGSVTAANASYLTDGASAALLMTEAKARQLGLTPKAYFRAFTYVSQDPKDQLLLGPAYATPKVLKQQGLSLNDISVFEYHEAFAGQILANLKAMDSDWCAQNVMGLQSKVGAVPMEKLNNWGGSLSIGHPFGATGVRLAMHTANRLIRENGQFGLIAACAAGGQGVGMILERHPDAKV; the protein is encoded by the exons ATGGCCGCTTGGCGATGCTCGACCCTGCCACGGGCCTGGCGTTGGGCCCACAATGCCCGGGCCAGTTTGACCGCCCGGGACGCTTCCTCCGCCTCGACGGCTTCGGGCTCCGGGTCCGCCTCACCCGTGGTGCTGGTGGAAGGCGTGCGCACGCCTTTTCTACCCGCCTACACCGACTATAAAGCCATGATGCCGCATGATCTTCAACGGTTGGCCCTtttag GCTTGATTCAGAAGACAGGTCTCGATAAAGACTTGGTGGATTACATTTGTTGCGGCACCGTCATCCAAGAGGTTAAGACCTCCAACATTGCTCGGGAAGCCGCATTGGGAGCCGGATTCTCGGACAAAACCCCGGCTCATACCGTGACCATGGCCTGTATTTCGGCCAATCAAGCCATGACCACGTGCATCGGCCTTATTCAGGCCGGCGTGTACGACGTGTGTGTGGCCGGTGGCGTAGAGTTCATGTCCGACGTGCCCATTCGCCACTCGCGCAAAATGCGCGAGCTCATGGTCAAGAGCTCCAAGGCCAAGAGTCCAGCCCAGATGTTGGGCTTGCTCGGCTCATTCCGACCGGGTTTCCTGGCGCCGGAATTGCCGGCCATTGCCGAGTTTTCCACAGAGGAGACCATGGGCCACTCGGCCGATCGTTTGGCCGCCACCTTCGGCGTGACCCGGCAGGAGTCGGACGCCTTTGCCTTGCGCTCCCACACTATGGCCAAAGAGGCCTTTGAACGTGGGGATCTCTCGGATATCGTGCCGGTCAAGGTGCCCAAGAAAGCCCAGATGGTAGATCGCGACACAGGCATCCGCGTATCTAACCCTGAGAAATTGGCCTCGCTCAAAGCCGCCTTTGTCAAACCCTACGGCTCTGTCACGGCTGCCAATGCCTCGTACTTGACCGATGGAGCTTCCGCCGCCCTTCTCATGACCGAGGCCAAGGCCCGCCAATTGGGCCTTACCCCAAAAGCTTACTTCCGCGCTTTCACCTATGTGTCGCAAGATCCGAAAGATCAACTCCTACTCGGACCCGCTTATGCCACGCCCAAGGTACTCAAACAGCAAGGTCTATCGCTTAACGATATTTCAGTCTTTGAATATCACGAGGCTTTCGCCGGACAAATCCTGGCTAATCTGAAGGCTATGGACTCTGATTGGTGCGCCCAAAATGTCATGGGTCTACAGAGCAAGGTGGGCGCAGTGCCAATggagaaattgaacaattggGGCGGTTCCCTTTCCATCGGTCATCCCTTTGGTGCCACGGGCGTGCGCTTGGCCATGCATACAGCCAATCGTCTCATTCGCGAGAACGGGCAGTTTGGATTAATTGCGGCCTGTGCCGCCGGAGGGCAGGGCGTGGGCATGATTCTAGAGCGCCATCCTGACGCGAAAGTGTAA